From a single Pseudalkalibacillus hwajinpoensis genomic region:
- the preA gene encoding NAD-dependent dihydropyrimidine dehydrogenase subunit PreA — protein MADLRTNLAGITSPNPFWLASAPPTNSGYQVQRAFEAGWGGAVWKTLGDPILNVSSRYAAVHFNRQRVAGFNNIELITDRPLEVNLKEIYETKKRFPHHAVVASLMVEPNQEAWHEIVKKTEAAGVDGLELNFGCPHGMAERGMGAASGQVPELVEKQTYWAKEAAETPVIVKLTPNITDITATAEAAVRGGADAVSMINTINSLAGVDIDTWQPIPHVGGKGAHGGYCGPAVKPIALNMVSECARNSRINVPISGMGGVSNWQNAIEFMLMGASNVQICTAAMHHGFRIVEDLIDGLLTYLDERGILSVQDIIGKSVPTFSDWGNLDLNYKVVARINNDVCINCNKCHIACEDTSHQCIDMLNDPVGNPILQVREDDCVGCNLCSIVCPVDGAIDMIELPHEQPAMTWNERQSLIGSLKDIKVSK, from the coding sequence ATGGCAGATCTCAGAACAAACCTTGCGGGAATTACTTCACCAAATCCATTCTGGCTCGCATCTGCACCACCAACGAACTCAGGCTACCAGGTGCAACGCGCCTTCGAAGCTGGTTGGGGTGGAGCAGTTTGGAAGACGCTTGGTGATCCTATTTTAAACGTATCATCGCGATACGCAGCTGTCCATTTCAACAGACAGCGTGTTGCGGGTTTTAACAATATTGAGCTTATAACGGATCGACCACTAGAAGTGAATTTAAAAGAAATTTATGAAACAAAAAAACGATTTCCACATCATGCGGTGGTCGCTTCGTTAATGGTTGAACCAAATCAAGAAGCGTGGCATGAGATTGTGAAAAAGACTGAAGCCGCTGGTGTCGATGGCCTTGAGCTGAATTTCGGTTGTCCGCATGGGATGGCTGAGCGGGGAATGGGTGCTGCCTCGGGACAGGTACCTGAGCTAGTAGAAAAACAGACTTACTGGGCAAAAGAAGCGGCTGAGACGCCAGTAATAGTAAAGCTAACGCCAAATATAACTGATATAACCGCTACCGCAGAAGCGGCCGTAAGGGGCGGAGCAGATGCCGTTAGCATGATTAACACGATTAATAGTTTAGCAGGTGTTGATATTGATACGTGGCAACCAATACCACATGTGGGAGGTAAAGGTGCACATGGTGGCTACTGTGGGCCAGCTGTAAAGCCTATTGCGCTTAATATGGTTAGCGAATGTGCAAGAAATAGCCGGATCAATGTTCCGATCTCAGGGATGGGCGGGGTATCAAACTGGCAGAATGCGATTGAGTTTATGCTGATGGGTGCGAGTAACGTTCAAATTTGCACGGCTGCCATGCACCATGGGTTCCGCATTGTGGAAGATCTTATTGATGGTCTATTAACTTACCTTGATGAACGCGGAATTCTCTCCGTCCAGGACATCATCGGAAAGTCGGTTCCAACCTTTTCTGATTGGGGAAATCTTGATCTTAATTATAAAGTGGTTGCAAGAATTAATAATGATGTGTGTATTAACTGTAACAAATGCCATATTGCGTGTGAAGATACATCGCATCAGTGTATTGATATGCTGAATGATCCAGTCGGTAACCCGATTCTTCAAGTCCGAGAAGATGATTGTGTTGGATGTAACCTCTGCTCGATCGTATGCCCAGTTGATGGGGCAATAGATATGATTGAGCTTCCACATGAGCAGCCTGCGATGACATGGAATGAACGTCAGTCTCTTATCGGCTCACTTAAAGATATCAAAGTATCCAAATAA
- a CDS encoding CoA-acylating methylmalonate-semialdehyde dehydrogenase codes for MAIVKNETAVLKNFVNGEWVSARSNETLDVPNPATEENLAYVPLSSKEDVDVAVSAAKEAFETWSKVPVPKRARVLFAYHSLLVKHHDELAELIVKENGKSFKEAYGEVLRGIECVEFATGAPTLMMGDNLSTIAESIDSEMFRYPVGVVGGITPFNFPMMVPHWMFPLAIACGNTFVLKPSERTPILANRMAELLSEAGLPKGVFNIVHGAHDVVNGLIEHDDVKAISFVGSQPVAKYVYEQAASRGKRVQALSGAKNHHIVMPDADIEKAVQQVISSTFGSAGQRCMACSAVVIVGSGEQFISALKEKADELKLGNGLDDEVLLTPVIRKSHREKVLWFIDKGLEEGAALIRDGRKEMDSNNKGNFLGPTIFDEVTVDMTIAKEEIFAPVLSLLHADTLNDALAILRKSRYGNGATIYSKDAGAIRQFREEADAGMLGVNVGVPAPMAFFPFSGWKDSFYGDLHANGKDGVNFYTRRKMITTRFDY; via the coding sequence ATGGCAATCGTAAAAAACGAAACAGCTGTGCTAAAAAACTTTGTAAATGGTGAATGGGTAAGTGCGAGAAGTAATGAGACCCTTGATGTACCAAACCCTGCTACAGAAGAAAATTTGGCCTATGTGCCGTTATCTTCTAAAGAAGATGTTGATGTGGCTGTAAGCGCTGCAAAAGAAGCATTTGAGACATGGAGTAAAGTCCCTGTGCCAAAGCGAGCACGAGTACTTTTTGCTTATCATTCACTACTTGTAAAGCATCATGATGAACTCGCAGAGCTTATTGTGAAAGAGAACGGTAAGAGCTTTAAAGAAGCGTACGGAGAAGTACTTCGCGGCATTGAGTGTGTAGAGTTTGCAACAGGAGCCCCTACATTAATGATGGGGGACAATCTGTCTACTATTGCGGAAAGCATTGATTCTGAGATGTTTCGCTATCCAGTTGGCGTCGTAGGTGGGATCACACCATTTAACTTCCCTATGATGGTGCCACACTGGATGTTCCCTCTTGCGATTGCATGTGGAAATACATTTGTGTTAAAACCATCTGAACGCACACCCATTCTAGCTAACCGTATGGCAGAGTTATTATCAGAAGCCGGTTTACCTAAAGGTGTTTTTAATATTGTGCACGGAGCACATGATGTGGTCAATGGACTAATTGAACATGATGATGTGAAAGCAATTTCGTTCGTCGGTTCACAACCTGTAGCGAAATATGTATATGAACAGGCTGCTTCAAGAGGGAAACGTGTGCAGGCACTTTCAGGTGCAAAAAATCATCACATTGTGATGCCAGATGCTGATATTGAAAAAGCTGTTCAGCAGGTTATTAGTTCAACGTTTGGAAGTGCTGGGCAGCGCTGTATGGCATGTAGTGCGGTTGTTATTGTCGGGTCAGGGGAACAATTCATTTCTGCACTTAAAGAAAAAGCAGACGAGTTGAAGCTTGGAAACGGATTGGATGATGAGGTGCTATTAACACCTGTCATTCGAAAGTCTCATCGTGAAAAAGTGCTCTGGTTTATCGATAAGGGATTAGAAGAAGGTGCAGCCCTAATTCGTGATGGACGAAAAGAAATGGACTCCAACAATAAGGGGAATTTCCTCGGTCCTACCATTTTTGATGAAGTGACAGTTGATATGACGATTGCGAAAGAAGAAATATTTGCACCTGTCTTAAGTCTATTACATGCTGACACTTTAAACGACGCATTAGCCATTCTTCGAAAATCGAGATATGGGAATGGAGCGACGATCTATTCGAAAGACGCGGGGGCTATAAGACAGTTCCGCGAGGAAGCTGATGCTGGCATGCTTGGTGTTAATGTTGGTGTTCCTGCACCCATGGCATTTTTTCCATTTTCAGGGTGGAAGGATTCTTTCTATGGAGATCTACATGCAAACGGGAAAGATGGCGTCAATTTCTATACACGCAGGAAGATGATTACGACTCGTTTTGACTACTAG
- the hydA gene encoding dihydropyrimidinase — translation MKKIIRNGTIVTASETYQADILVSNGKIASIGTNLKEEGAEEVDASGRYVFPGGIDPHTHLEMPFGGTVSKDDFETGTIAAAFGGTTSVIDFCLTEKGKPLSHAIKTWHDKSKDKSVLDYSFHLMISEMNDSVLEQLPDVIDQEGITSFKVFMAYKNVFQADDETLYRTLLAAKELGALVMVHAENGDVIEYLTKDALSKGQTEPIYHALTRPPEVEGEATGRAAQLTGLASSQLYVVHVSCQEAADKIAEARRKGYDIHGETCPQYLVLDQTYLEKPNFEGAKYVWSPPLREKWNQDALWNALRTGQLETIGSDQCSFDFSGQKDLGRDDFTKIPNGGPMIEDRFSILFSEGVLKGRISLNQFVDITSTKAAKLFGLFPKKGTISVGADADLVLFDPSVRRTISAETHHMAVDYNAFEGMEVTGEAQTVLVRGEYIIKDKQFVGTPGTGKYMKRAKYGKMADVSDRTMKIQ, via the coding sequence ATGAAGAAAATCATTCGAAATGGAACGATTGTTACTGCAAGCGAAACGTATCAAGCGGATATCCTTGTTTCTAACGGAAAAATCGCCTCAATTGGGACAAATTTGAAAGAAGAAGGTGCAGAGGAGGTGGATGCGAGCGGTCGTTACGTATTTCCAGGTGGAATTGATCCCCATACACATCTTGAAATGCCGTTTGGTGGAACAGTTTCAAAGGATGATTTTGAAACCGGGACAATTGCGGCAGCATTTGGTGGCACAACCTCTGTTATCGATTTTTGCTTAACTGAAAAGGGGAAGCCTCTCTCTCATGCGATCAAAACCTGGCATGATAAATCTAAAGATAAATCGGTGCTCGATTATAGTTTTCATTTAATGATTAGTGAAATGAACGATAGCGTGTTAGAACAACTTCCAGACGTGATTGATCAGGAAGGCATTACTTCCTTTAAAGTGTTTATGGCGTATAAGAATGTTTTTCAGGCGGATGACGAGACGCTTTATCGAACTCTTCTTGCGGCAAAGGAGCTAGGAGCACTTGTAATGGTACATGCTGAAAATGGTGATGTCATAGAATATTTAACAAAGGATGCACTCTCGAAAGGTCAAACTGAACCGATTTATCATGCGTTAACAAGGCCACCGGAAGTAGAAGGGGAGGCAACAGGACGAGCAGCACAGCTCACTGGTCTTGCCTCATCACAACTCTATGTCGTTCATGTAAGTTGTCAGGAGGCAGCAGACAAGATAGCAGAAGCAAGACGCAAAGGCTATGATATCCATGGGGAAACGTGCCCACAATATCTAGTTCTTGATCAAACGTATCTTGAGAAACCGAACTTTGAAGGAGCAAAGTATGTGTGGAGTCCGCCGCTTCGTGAAAAGTGGAACCAGGATGCACTCTGGAATGCGCTTCGAACCGGCCAGCTTGAGACGATTGGATCTGATCAATGCTCATTTGACTTTAGCGGGCAAAAAGACCTTGGAAGAGATGATTTTACGAAAATCCCTAATGGTGGACCAATGATTGAAGATCGATTTAGCATCCTTTTTTCTGAAGGTGTTCTAAAAGGAAGAATTTCATTAAATCAATTTGTAGACATAACGTCAACGAAGGCTGCAAAGTTGTTTGGACTGTTCCCAAAAAAAGGGACTATTTCCGTAGGAGCAGATGCAGATCTTGTTCTATTTGACCCGAGTGTTAGGCGTACGATATCTGCCGAAACGCACCATATGGCAGTAGACTATAATGCTTTTGAAGGAATGGAGGTAACTGGGGAGGCCCAGACTGTTCTTGTTCGAGGTGAGTACATTATTAAAGACAAGCAATTTGTTGGAACGCCTGGAACAGGAAAATACATGAAACGAGCAAAGTATGGAAAAATGGCTGACGTCTCTGATCGGACAATGAAGATCCAGTAA
- a CDS encoding PucR family transcriptional regulator gives MMLRMTSLTVHEVLEREHFRHATVIAGRGGLDRRIKWVHVMEVTSVKQLLDGEELILSTGFVWKDNVKVFLSIVKQLIQSKAAGLCIEIGTYMDQIPSEILELAEQHQFPIIVFKKEVRFVDITQDLHSLLIAHHYQMISNLEQFSQELNNLLLAPGSLYKILSFLAEKTGMQVIYIPKEAEPIFAPEATEEKKEIFLHFLTFQPEGKGLVLQHVRAMDYHFANLILVPGRHTSVSDYDMLLLDRSATAISQFLLRELYIEEKKRALETEWLYDWLEGKHSEEKILSYLVDMDESLIPRGLQVCTCKFKKQLDAYTSSQITYFMLLMRSVFEQEGFFILSLTTRNKLIIIVLNRRDEVNLMDRIREAFNRFMISDILQKETVPEVVQIGVGKHVRLLKEMHKSYDSSLETLTMNDKLSIQSSKVIYHTDFHIYRMIFQLARGKELNEFMSEYLAPVIQYDENNNSNLLNTLKVYMCCNGSKKETAEQLYVVRQTLYHRLEKLEELLGSDFMSSPKRQAIEFSLHAYEYLKRKV, from the coding sequence ATGATGCTGCGAATGACCAGTTTAACAGTACATGAAGTGCTAGAAAGAGAACATTTTCGTCATGCTACTGTCATCGCTGGTAGAGGGGGATTAGATAGGAGAATAAAATGGGTTCATGTGATGGAAGTCACCAGCGTGAAGCAACTACTAGACGGTGAAGAATTAATTCTATCAACCGGATTTGTATGGAAAGATAATGTGAAGGTATTTCTATCGATCGTAAAGCAATTAATTCAAAGCAAAGCAGCCGGTCTTTGCATTGAAATTGGTACATATATGGACCAGATCCCATCAGAAATACTTGAACTTGCTGAACAGCACCAGTTTCCCATCATTGTCTTTAAGAAAGAAGTACGATTTGTTGATATTACCCAGGACCTTCACTCCCTCTTAATCGCACACCACTATCAGATGATTTCCAATCTTGAACAGTTTTCTCAAGAGCTAAATAATCTTCTACTCGCACCAGGCAGTCTTTATAAGATTCTATCCTTTCTCGCTGAGAAAACAGGGATGCAAGTCATTTATATACCGAAAGAAGCTGAACCAATTTTTGCGCCGGAAGCAACAGAAGAGAAGAAAGAAATTTTTCTGCATTTCCTGACATTTCAACCTGAAGGTAAAGGGTTAGTCCTGCAACATGTGCGCGCCATGGACTATCACTTTGCTAATTTAATTCTTGTTCCAGGCAGGCATACATCAGTTTCAGATTATGACATGCTTCTCCTTGATCGAAGTGCTACAGCTATTTCCCAATTTCTACTGCGTGAACTTTACATTGAAGAGAAAAAACGAGCACTTGAAACGGAATGGCTATATGACTGGCTTGAAGGGAAACACTCTGAAGAAAAAATTCTTTCTTATCTTGTTGATATGGATGAATCGCTTATTCCCCGTGGTCTTCAAGTATGTACATGCAAATTCAAGAAGCAGCTTGATGCGTACACCTCTTCACAGATCACCTATTTTATGTTGCTTATGCGTTCGGTATTTGAACAGGAGGGTTTTTTTATACTATCCCTTACGACTCGGAACAAACTTATTATCATCGTTTTAAATAGAAGAGATGAGGTTAACCTCATGGATCGTATACGTGAAGCTTTCAATCGCTTTATGATAAGTGATATTTTGCAAAAGGAAACCGTACCAGAAGTTGTGCAGATCGGTGTAGGGAAGCATGTGCGTCTTTTGAAAGAGATGCATAAAAGTTATGATTCATCGTTAGAGACACTAACAATGAACGATAAGCTTTCCATTCAGTCATCAAAAGTCATTTACCATACCGATTTTCATATTTACCGGATGATTTTCCAACTTGCTAGGGGCAAGGAATTAAATGAATTCATGTCTGAGTATCTTGCTCCAGTTATCCAATATGACGAGAATAACAATAGTAATCTCCTGAATACACTTAAGGTGTATATGTGTTGTAATGGCTCCAAAAAAGAAACAGCTGAGCAACTTTATGTGGTCAGACAAACACTTTACCATCGACTTGAAAAGCTAGAAGAGTTGCTTGGCTCTGATTTTATGAGCTCACCAAAGCGACAGGCAATTGAATTCTCTCTGCATGCTTACGAGTATTTGAAGCGAAAAGTCTAA
- a CDS encoding NCS1 family transporter: protein MKKEKSYLKSPDLLPIAHKDKKIGTTGFAMMWVGMAVVLAAFAIGGAGVQSLSLTWVVVATIIGTLAIGLFITIIGDIGIEHGLSFPVYMRAPFGTIGTHIPSVVRGLAASFWFGINTYFGATAMNAILNVLFGFDNWFVCFLIFATVQLVNTALGIKAVERFADLAAPVIIIISVWMYASLSDQAISQGREVWGWIESPVTGGAAVTAFLVVIFSNMGFWATIAADIPSISRFIKAPQFEKNWVKRNKGTLVGSMIALPVTQTFMVIIGGVSYIAVSNYDPVVALQEAATGLVLGVLLLMIVLAQWSTNVSANLVPAATIFSNVGGPKVPFWAGVFIAGIVGSVVQPWSLFNILIPILLIVGGILSAIVGILFCDYYVLRKRRVNVPELYEQFGQYRYAGGVNAAGFISWIIGGLAAYFLSNYSFLVGFVVGAGTYYVLAKYWWFKKYEQAEIVEPSDEKYLGITVGRDWIISSDSEVQTVKEVGSAIE from the coding sequence ATGAAAAAAGAGAAAAGCTATTTAAAATCACCGGACCTTCTGCCAATTGCGCACAAAGACAAAAAAATTGGAACAACGGGATTTGCGATGATGTGGGTCGGAATGGCCGTTGTACTTGCAGCTTTTGCGATCGGAGGAGCAGGTGTTCAGTCATTGTCATTGACCTGGGTTGTAGTTGCTACGATCATTGGTACTCTCGCCATTGGGTTATTCATCACGATTATTGGAGATATTGGAATCGAACACGGCCTTTCATTTCCGGTATATATGCGGGCCCCTTTCGGAACAATAGGTACACATATTCCATCTGTTGTAAGAGGGCTCGCAGCATCGTTCTGGTTCGGAATCAATACTTATTTTGGGGCGACGGCCATGAATGCAATTCTAAACGTGCTGTTTGGTTTTGATAACTGGTTCGTCTGTTTTCTTATTTTCGCAACGGTTCAATTAGTAAATACAGCTCTCGGAATTAAAGCAGTTGAACGATTTGCGGATCTGGCTGCTCCTGTCATTATCATTATTTCTGTTTGGATGTACGCTTCTCTTTCAGACCAGGCGATCTCTCAGGGAAGAGAAGTATGGGGGTGGATTGAGAGCCCTGTAACAGGAGGAGCTGCCGTAACGGCATTCCTGGTGGTTATTTTTAGTAACATGGGATTCTGGGCAACCATTGCGGCTGATATTCCTTCAATCTCTCGCTTTATTAAAGCACCTCAATTTGAGAAAAACTGGGTTAAACGAAACAAAGGGACGCTTGTAGGAAGCATGATCGCACTGCCGGTAACGCAAACATTTATGGTTATTATTGGAGGGGTATCCTATATCGCCGTTTCAAATTATGACCCTGTTGTAGCATTGCAAGAAGCTGCTACAGGGTTAGTACTGGGCGTCCTATTACTTATGATTGTTCTCGCCCAGTGGTCAACGAATGTATCCGCAAACCTTGTTCCAGCCGCGACGATTTTTTCAAACGTCGGGGGTCCAAAAGTTCCGTTCTGGGCTGGTGTATTCATTGCAGGGATTGTTGGGTCAGTTGTTCAACCATGGAGCTTGTTTAATATTCTAATCCCAATTCTTCTTATTGTCGGAGGGATATTATCAGCGATTGTTGGCATTTTGTTCTGCGACTATTATGTTTTAAGAAAACGCAGGGTCAATGTACCTGAATTGTATGAGCAGTTCGGCCAATACCGCTATGCAGGTGGTGTTAACGCTGCAGGCTTTATTTCATGGATTATTGGTGGACTTGCTGCATATTTTCTTTCTAACTACTCATTTCTAGTTGGATTTGTCGTAGGGGCAGGTACTTACTATGTTCTTGCAAAATACTGGTGGTTCAAAAAGTATGAACAGGCAGAGATTGTAGAGCCGAGTGATGAGAAATATCTTGGCATTACTGTTGGAAGGGATTGGATCATCTCAAGCGATAGCGAAGTACAAACGGTTAAAGAGGTTGGCAGTGCGATTGAATAG
- a CDS encoding NAD(P)-dependent oxidoreductase has protein sequence MESSVQKELQKRFTEVVPSLTNQEAFQESQRCLYCYDAPCIKACPTGIDIPTFIKKIASGNMKGSAKTIMTANPVGASCARVCPTEELCEGACVLNHSTKPILIGNLQRYATDWAIKNDQVLFKEGQPNGKKVAIVGGGPAGLSAARELALLGYNVTIYEAEKQAGGLDTYGIVSFRLPKSISLWEVEQVEKLGVTIKTGMRVGEDISFDELLSTNDRVILAIGMASVPDLQIPGEQSEGVYDAIELVKMTKAAPFPTELKGKKVVVIGAGNTAIDGATCSARLGAENVKILYRRSEQEMTAYDFEYEFAKQDGVEFRWLTQPVEILTGEEGEVKGIKCVKMKLMDAAADGRRRTEPLPESEFTIECNAVVKAIGQKRHLPFIEGLGLAHKDGVILINKETMETSHSKVYACGDVIFGKGQGEAMVVSAAQQGKTAAYHLHESLKATYSA, from the coding sequence ATGGAATCATCTGTCCAGAAAGAACTGCAGAAAAGGTTTACAGAAGTTGTGCCATCTCTAACAAATCAGGAAGCGTTTCAAGAATCACAGCGGTGTCTTTATTGTTATGACGCGCCATGTATTAAAGCATGTCCAACGGGGATCGATATTCCAACGTTTATTAAAAAAATCGCTTCAGGAAATATGAAGGGTTCAGCGAAAACCATCATGACGGCAAATCCAGTAGGCGCAAGCTGCGCGAGGGTTTGTCCGACTGAAGAGCTCTGTGAGGGAGCGTGTGTGTTAAACCATTCTACAAAGCCAATTTTAATCGGTAATCTTCAGCGCTATGCAACGGACTGGGCGATTAAAAATGACCAGGTTCTATTTAAAGAGGGACAACCGAATGGGAAAAAGGTAGCGATCGTTGGTGGGGGCCCAGCGGGATTATCTGCAGCACGTGAGCTTGCGCTGCTTGGATACAACGTAACCATTTACGAAGCAGAAAAACAGGCGGGTGGTCTTGACACGTATGGAATCGTATCATTTCGATTACCAAAGTCCATATCCCTTTGGGAAGTAGAGCAAGTTGAAAAGCTCGGTGTCACGATAAAAACTGGAATGAGAGTGGGGGAAGATATTTCATTTGATGAATTACTTTCAACAAATGATCGAGTTATTTTAGCGATCGGTATGGCAAGTGTGCCGGATCTGCAAATTCCTGGAGAACAATCGGAAGGCGTTTATGACGCGATTGAGCTTGTGAAAATGACGAAAGCAGCCCCATTTCCTACAGAACTAAAAGGAAAGAAAGTCGTTGTAATCGGAGCAGGAAATACAGCGATTGATGGCGCAACATGCTCAGCACGTCTTGGCGCGGAAAATGTAAAAATTCTCTATCGACGGTCCGAGCAGGAGATGACGGCTTATGACTTTGAGTATGAGTTTGCAAAGCAAGATGGAGTTGAGTTTCGGTGGTTAACACAACCTGTTGAAATACTTACTGGTGAGGAAGGCGAAGTAAAGGGTATTAAATGCGTCAAAATGAAACTGATGGATGCAGCAGCGGATGGTAGAAGAAGAACAGAGCCGCTACCTGAATCGGAATTCACAATCGAATGTAATGCAGTTGTAAAAGCGATCGGACAAAAAAGACACTTGCCTTTCATCGAGGGACTAGGACTTGCTCACAAAGACGGTGTCATTTTAATCAATAAAGAAACAATGGAAACGTCTCATTCAAAAGTATATGCATGCGGAGATGTTATTTTCGGTAAAGGCCAGGGAGAAGCGATGGTTGTTTCAGCTGCTCAACAGGGGAAAACGGCAGCATACCATTTGCATGAAAGCTTGAAAGCGACGTATTCAGCTTAA
- a CDS encoding nitrilase-related carbon-nitrogen hydrolase — translation MADTVTIGLIQAKNDVDGLDPVEIHKEKAIEKHIKLVEEASEKGAQIVCLQEIFYGPYFCAEQNTKWYDAAEEIPEGPTTVRFQALARELGIVIVLPIYEREGIATYYNTAAVIDADGSYLGKYRKQHIPHVAVGDNGHGFWEKYYFKPGNLGYPVFDTAFGKIGVYICYDRHFPEGARLLGLNGAEIVFNPSATVAGLSEYLWKLEQPAHAVANGYYLGAINRVGTEGPWNMGEFYGQSYLVDPRGNFVAIGSRDQDEVIIGEVNKKLIREVRDTWQFYRDRRPETYGEMTSLLP, via the coding sequence ATGGCAGATACGGTTACCATAGGGTTAATTCAGGCAAAGAATGATGTTGACGGGCTTGATCCGGTAGAGATTCATAAGGAAAAGGCGATTGAGAAGCATATCAAACTTGTCGAGGAGGCAAGTGAAAAGGGAGCACAGATTGTTTGCCTTCAAGAGATTTTCTATGGCCCTTATTTCTGTGCTGAGCAGAATACGAAGTGGTATGACGCTGCTGAGGAAATCCCAGAGGGTCCGACGACAGTGCGGTTTCAGGCACTCGCTCGTGAATTAGGCATCGTGATTGTTCTTCCCATTTATGAGCGGGAAGGGATTGCGACGTATTACAACACGGCTGCAGTCATTGACGCTGATGGTTCTTATCTAGGTAAGTACAGAAAGCAGCATATTCCGCATGTAGCAGTAGGTGATAACGGACATGGATTTTGGGAGAAATACTATTTTAAACCAGGAAACCTCGGATATCCCGTTTTCGATACTGCTTTTGGAAAAATCGGGGTTTACATCTGTTATGACCGCCATTTTCCAGAAGGGGCAAGACTTCTCGGCTTAAATGGTGCTGAGATCGTGTTTAATCCTTCTGCAACGGTTGCTGGATTGTCCGAGTATTTATGGAAGCTCGAGCAGCCTGCCCATGCGGTTGCAAATGGATACTACCTTGGAGCAATAAACCGGGTAGGTACGGAAGGTCCATGGAATATGGGGGAATTTTATGGTCAGTCTTACCTTGTCGATCCGCGGGGTAACTTTGTCGCGATCGGTTCGCGTGACCAGGATGAAGTGATTATTGGAGAAGTAAATAAGAAGTTGATTCGTGAAGTTAGGGATACGTGGCAATTTTATCGTGATCGACGTCCTGAAACATACGGTGAAATGACGTCATTATTACCTTAA
- a CDS encoding aspartate aminotransferase family protein has protein sequence MHTAHENLAGKDEKYVWHAMRPFDPKATMVIEKAKGAWLTDYDGNRFLDAMAGLWCVNVGYGREELAEAAYEQLKTLSYYPLTQTHAPAIKLAEKLNDMLGGGYVIFFSNSGSEANETAFKIARQYHEQNGEGHRHKIVSRYRAYHGNTMGSLAATGQAQRKYKYEPLGQGFLHVQPPDTYRDAPDIDGKLQSVKAVDDMMTWELSETVAAMIMEPIITGGGIIMPQREYMKSVQEVCEKHGALLICDEVICGFGRTGKPFGFMNYDVKPDIVTMAKGLTSGYLPLSATAVKEEVYEAFKGKLEYDHFRHINTFGGNPASCALALKNLEIMETEKLFDRSRDLGEKLKKELENRLSSHPLVGDIRGKGLLVGIELVEDRATKKPLGVSELNKVIGYCKSHHVIIGKNGDTVAGYNNVLTMAPPLTIEEKDLDILVHTVVEGLIQL, from the coding sequence ATGCATACAGCGCACGAGAATCTCGCTGGCAAAGATGAAAAGTATGTCTGGCATGCCATGCGCCCCTTTGATCCAAAAGCTACAATGGTTATTGAGAAAGCAAAAGGCGCCTGGCTCACCGACTATGATGGCAATCGGTTTTTAGATGCAATGGCAGGTCTCTGGTGTGTCAATGTCGGATATGGGCGAGAAGAACTTGCTGAGGCTGCATATGAGCAGCTTAAAACACTCTCTTATTATCCTTTAACTCAGACACATGCCCCTGCTATAAAACTCGCTGAAAAGTTAAATGACATGCTCGGCGGGGGCTATGTCATCTTCTTTTCTAATAGTGGCTCAGAAGCGAATGAAACAGCTTTTAAAATCGCGCGGCAATACCACGAACAAAACGGAGAAGGACATCGTCACAAAATTGTGTCACGATACCGAGCCTATCATGGTAATACGATGGGATCGCTTGCAGCCACTGGCCAGGCACAACGAAAGTACAAATATGAACCGCTTGGTCAGGGATTTTTACATGTACAGCCACCTGATACGTACCGGGATGCCCCTGATATAGACGGTAAACTTCAGTCTGTAAAAGCGGTTGATGACATGATGACATGGGAACTAAGCGAAACAGTAGCTGCGATGATCATGGAGCCGATCATTACGGGTGGTGGAATAATCATGCCTCAGCGTGAGTACATGAAATCTGTCCAAGAAGTGTGTGAAAAACACGGTGCTCTCCTCATTTGTGATGAAGTGATCTGTGGCTTTGGAAGAACAGGTAAACCGTTTGGGTTCATGAATTATGACGTTAAGCCAGATATCGTCACAATGGCAAAGGGGTTAACAAGCGGCTACTTACCATTATCAGCAACTGCTGTTAAAGAAGAAGTGTATGAAGCTTTTAAAGGAAAACTAGAGTATGACCATTTTAGGCATATTAATACGTTTGGTGGCAATCCAGCTTCATGTGCACTCGCTTTAAAGAATTTAGAAATCATGGAAACAGAAAAACTTTTCGACAGATCGAGAGATCTAGGAGAAAAGCTGAAGAAAGAGTTGGAAAATCGCCTTTCTTCTCATCCCCTTGTTGGTGATATTAGAGGGAAAGGATTGCTGGTTGGAATTGAACTTGTTGAGGATCGAGCGACTAAGAAGCCACTTGGTGTTTCTGAACTGAACAAAGTAATTGGCTATTGCAAGTCCCATCACGTCATTATTGGCAAAAATGGCGACACGGTAGCAGGTTATAACAACGTATTAACCATGGCACCACCGTTAACAATAGAAGAAAAAGATTTAGACATATTAGTTCATACAGTTGTCGAAGGCTTGATACAACTATGA